In the genome of Anomalospiza imberbis isolate Cuckoo-Finch-1a 21T00152 chromosome 29, ASM3175350v1, whole genome shotgun sequence, one region contains:
- the RPS27 gene encoding small ribosomal subunit protein eS27, with amino-acid sequence MAVRRSARPFPVPHAAAAMPLAKDLLHPSPEEEKRKHKKKRLVQSPNSYFMDVKCPGCYKITTVFSHAQTVVLCVGCSTVLCQPTGGKARLTEGCSFRRKQH; translated from the exons ATGGCGGTGCGGCGCTCAGCCCGTCCCTTTCCGGTCCCTcacgccgccgccgccatgccC CTCGCCAAGGACCTGTTGCACCCGTCTCCCGAGGAGGAGAAGCGCAAGCACAAGAAGAAGCGGCTGGTGCAGAGCCCCAACTCCTACTTCATGGACGTCAAATGCCCCG GCTGTTACAAGATCACCACCGTGTTCAGCCACGCCCAGACCGTGGTGCTCTGCGTGGGCTGCTCCACGGTGCTGTGCCAGCCCACGGGGGGCAAGGCCCGGCTCACCGAGG GCTGCTCGTTCCGGCGGAAGCAGCACTGA
- the RAB13 gene encoding ras-related protein Rab-13: MAKAYDHLFKLLLIGDSGVGKTCLVIRFAEDNFSSTYISTIGIDFKIRTVDIDGKKIKLQVWDTAGQERFKTITTAYYRGAVGIVLVYDITDEKSFENIQNWMKSIKENASAGVERLLLGNKCDMEGRRKVQRDAAEKLAKEHGIRFFETSAKSSENVEEAFCTLARDILHKSFRKAPPGSSSRALLEPGPPRKAGGRCSLG; this comes from the exons ATGGCCAAGGCCTACGACCACCTCTTCAAGCTGCTGCTGATCGGGGACAGCGGCGTGGGCAAGACTTGCCTCGTCATCCGCTTCGCCGAGGACAACTTCAGCAGCACCTACATCTCCACCATCG GGATCGACTTCAAGATCCGCACTGTGGATATCGATGGGAAGAAGATCAAGCTGCAGGTCTG GGACACGGCGGGACAGGAGCGCTTCAAAACCATCACCACGGCCTATTACCGCGGAGCCGTG GGCATCGTCCTGGTGTACGACATCACGGACGAGAAGTCCTTCGAGAACATCCAGAACTGGATGAAAAGCATCAAGGAG AACGCCTCGGCCGGGGTCGAGCGGCTCCTCCTGGGCAACAAGTGTGACATGGAGGGGAGGCGGAAAGTGCAGCGGGACGCGGCCGAGAAG CTGGCGAAGGAACACGGGATTCGCTTCTTCGAGACCAGCGCCAAGTCCAGCGAGAACGTGGAGGAG GCCTTCTGCACGCTGGCTCGGGACATCCTGCACAAATCCTTCCGGAAAGCC CCccccggcagcagcagcagggccctgctggagcccGGCCCTCCGAGGAAGGCCGGCGGGAGATGCTCGCTGGGGTAG
- the LOC137463665 gene encoding cathepsin S-like isoform X1, with amino-acid sequence MRVRAGRWHHQVTEVLSPPCPDRICHRGVNPGSKSSAPALNPGMEPLAPAALLALLVLALGHPDPALDWHWELWKNSYGKEYQPQEESLRRLTWEKNLWLVTLHNLEHSLGLRSYTLGMNHLGDMTSEEVAASLTRLQIRPRPRRNSAFQAKSRPVGDIPKALDWRDKGCVTEVKNQGACGSCWAFSAVGALEAQVKLKTGNLVSLSAQNLVDCSGMYGNKGCAGGFMTEAFQYIIDNGGIESEESYPYTAQNGTCHYNASARAASCSRFLELPEGDEAALRDAVATVGPVAVAIDATRPGFFLYHSGVFDDPQCSQEVNHGVLVVGYGSLENKEYWLVKNSWGVHFGDAGYIRMARNASNLCGIASYASYPLI; translated from the exons atgcgTGTCCGGGCGGGCCGGTGGCATCACCAGGTCACCGAGGTGTTGTCACCTCCCTGCCCAGACCGGATTTGTCACCGAGGGGTCAATCCCGGCTCCAAGTCCTCGGCTCCCGCTCtgaatcccgggatggagccgCTGGCTCCTGCCgccctcctggccctgctggtgctggcactgggacaccccGACCCCGCGCTGGACTGGCACTGGGAGCTCTGGAAAAACTCCTACGGGAAGGAATATCAGCCCCAG GAGGAGTCGCTCCGTCGCCTGACGTGGGAGAAGAACCTGTGGCTGGTGACACTCCACAACCTGGAGCACTCCCTGGGGCTCCGCTCCTACACGCTGGGGATGAACCACCTGGGGGACATG ACCAGCGAGGAGGTGGCGGCTTCGCTGACGAGGCTCCAGATCCGTCCTCGTCCCCGTCGGAATTCTGCATTCCAAGCCAAATCCCGGCCGGTCGGTGACATCCCGAAGGCGCTGGACTGGCGGGACAAGGGCTGCGTGACCGAGGTGAAGAACCAG GGCGCCTGCGGATCCTGCTGGGCCTTCAGCGCCGTGGGAGCGCTGGAAGCGCAGGTGAAGCTGAAAACCGGGAATTTGGTGTCCCTGAGCGCCCAGAATTTGGTGGATTGCTCCGGGATGTACGGGAACAAGGGCTGCGCCGGGGGGTTCATGACGGAGGCGTTCCAGTACATCATCGACAACGGCGGCATCGAGTCCGAGGAGTCCTATCCCTACACGGCTCAG AACGGGACGTGCCACTACAACGCCTCAGCCCGCGCCGCCTCCTGCTCCCGGTTCCTGGAGCTGCCCGAGGGCGACGAGGCCGCGCTCAGGGACGCCGTGGCCACCGTGGGCCCCGTGGCCGTGGCCATCGACGCCACCCGGCCCGGCTTCTTCCTGTACCACTCCG ggGTGTTCGATGACCCCCAGTGCTCGCAGGAGGTGAACCACGGGGTGCTGGTGGTGGGATACGGCTCCCTGGAAAACAAGGAATATTGGCTGGTGAAGAACAG CTGGGGTGTGCACTTCGGAGACGCGGGATACATCCGCATGGCCCGGAACGCCTCCAACCTCTGCGGCATCGCCAGCTACGCCTCCTACCCGCTGATTTAG
- the LOC137463665 gene encoding cathepsin S-like isoform X2 produces the protein MRVRAGRWHHQVTEVLSPPCPDRICHRGVNPGSKSSAPALNPGMEPLAPAALLALLVLALGHPDPALDWHWELWKNSYGKEYQPQEESLRRLTWEKNLWLVTLHNLEHSLGLRSYTLGMNHLGDMGACGSCWAFSAVGALEAQVKLKTGNLVSLSAQNLVDCSGMYGNKGCAGGFMTEAFQYIIDNGGIESEESYPYTAQNGTCHYNASARAASCSRFLELPEGDEAALRDAVATVGPVAVAIDATRPGFFLYHSGVFDDPQCSQEVNHGVLVVGYGSLENKEYWLVKNSWGVHFGDAGYIRMARNASNLCGIASYASYPLI, from the exons atgcgTGTCCGGGCGGGCCGGTGGCATCACCAGGTCACCGAGGTGTTGTCACCTCCCTGCCCAGACCGGATTTGTCACCGAGGGGTCAATCCCGGCTCCAAGTCCTCGGCTCCCGCTCtgaatcccgggatggagccgCTGGCTCCTGCCgccctcctggccctgctggtgctggcactgggacaccccGACCCCGCGCTGGACTGGCACTGGGAGCTCTGGAAAAACTCCTACGGGAAGGAATATCAGCCCCAG GAGGAGTCGCTCCGTCGCCTGACGTGGGAGAAGAACCTGTGGCTGGTGACACTCCACAACCTGGAGCACTCCCTGGGGCTCCGCTCCTACACGCTGGGGATGAACCACCTGGGGGACATG GGCGCCTGCGGATCCTGCTGGGCCTTCAGCGCCGTGGGAGCGCTGGAAGCGCAGGTGAAGCTGAAAACCGGGAATTTGGTGTCCCTGAGCGCCCAGAATTTGGTGGATTGCTCCGGGATGTACGGGAACAAGGGCTGCGCCGGGGGGTTCATGACGGAGGCGTTCCAGTACATCATCGACAACGGCGGCATCGAGTCCGAGGAGTCCTATCCCTACACGGCTCAG AACGGGACGTGCCACTACAACGCCTCAGCCCGCGCCGCCTCCTGCTCCCGGTTCCTGGAGCTGCCCGAGGGCGACGAGGCCGCGCTCAGGGACGCCGTGGCCACCGTGGGCCCCGTGGCCGTGGCCATCGACGCCACCCGGCCCGGCTTCTTCCTGTACCACTCCG ggGTGTTCGATGACCCCCAGTGCTCGCAGGAGGTGAACCACGGGGTGCTGGTGGTGGGATACGGCTCCCTGGAAAACAAGGAATATTGGCTGGTGAAGAACAG CTGGGGTGTGCACTTCGGAGACGCGGGATACATCCGCATGGCCCGGAACGCCTCCAACCTCTGCGGCATCGCCAGCTACGCCTCCTACCCGCTGATTTAG